A stretch of the Anaeromyxobacter sp. genome encodes the following:
- a CDS encoding ZIP family metal transporter, protein MDFIELTPVTQGLLGSLAAALATGVGALAIFLRSTWSARSQAILLAGAGGVMLGATVFSLFLPAVVIATARTGSPVAGTAVACAGLLLGALGIHLLHQSIPHEHFVKGPEGTPRLNLGRHWLFILAITLHNLPEGMSVGVGYGESASTGLAVMLGIGAQNVPEGLAVAAALVDGGSTRLRGFTLALLTGLVEPIGGLLGVAAASFSSALLPWALGFSAGAMFFVVSGEIIPETHRGGSERAATFALVIGFAGMAMLDVLLG, encoded by the coding sequence ATGGATTTCATCGAGCTGACGCCCGTCACCCAGGGGCTCCTCGGCAGCCTGGCGGCCGCCCTGGCCACCGGGGTGGGGGCCCTCGCCATCTTCCTCCGATCCACCTGGAGCGCCCGCAGCCAGGCCATCCTGCTGGCCGGCGCCGGCGGCGTGATGCTCGGCGCCACGGTCTTCTCCCTCTTCCTGCCGGCGGTGGTGATCGCCACGGCCCGGACCGGCAGCCCGGTGGCGGGCACGGCGGTGGCCTGCGCCGGCCTGCTGCTCGGGGCGCTCGGCATCCACCTGCTGCACCAGTCGATCCCGCACGAGCACTTCGTGAAGGGGCCGGAGGGCACGCCGCGGCTCAACCTCGGGCGGCACTGGCTCTTCATCCTGGCCATCACGCTCCACAACCTGCCCGAGGGCATGAGCGTCGGCGTCGGCTACGGCGAGAGCGCCTCCACCGGCCTGGCCGTCATGCTCGGCATCGGGGCGCAGAACGTGCCCGAGGGGCTGGCGGTGGCGGCGGCGCTGGTGGACGGCGGCTCGACCCGCCTGCGGGGCTTCACGCTGGCCCTGCTGACCGGCCTGGTGGAGCCGATCGGCGGCCTGCTCGGGGTGGCCGCGGCCTCCTTCTCCTCGGCGCTGCTCCCCTGGGCGCTGGGCTTCTCGGCCGGGGCCATGTTCTTCGTGGTCTCGGGCGAGATCATCCCGGAGACCCACCGGGGCGGCAGCGAGCGGGCGGCCACCTTCGCCCTGGTGATCGGCTTCGCCGGGATGGCGATGCTGGACGTGCTGCTCGGGTGA
- a CDS encoding AAA family ATPase, with protein MPSQSFQALKTFFESAPVARRATSALSRDAEVGLVLEGDERARFTMEGGAPRVLLEPARRPDFTLRLPAQAVVHLTTLKSDDVGEFGVEFFSLVISKDPARKVRVGIEASTASLIARGYLGVLASGGLKVLGWMLRKGARNPKAAIDRLRGGR; from the coding sequence GTGCCCTCCCAGAGCTTCCAGGCCCTGAAGACCTTCTTCGAGTCGGCCCCCGTCGCCAGGCGGGCGACCAGCGCCCTCTCCAGGGACGCCGAGGTCGGGCTGGTCCTCGAAGGGGACGAGCGGGCCCGCTTCACCATGGAGGGGGGCGCCCCACGGGTCCTCCTGGAGCCGGCCCGGCGACCGGACTTCACCCTCAGGCTGCCGGCCCAGGCGGTGGTCCACCTCACCACCCTGAAGAGCGATGACGTGGGCGAGTTCGGTGTGGAGTTCTTCTCGCTGGTGATCTCGAAGGACCCGGCCAGGAAGGTCCGGGTCGGCATCGAGGCGTCCACCGCCAGCCTCATCGCCCGCGGCTACCTCGGGGTCCTCGCCAGCGGCGGCCTGAAGGTCCTGGGCTGGATGCTCAGGAAGGGCGCCAGGAACCCGAAGGCGGCCATCGATCGCCTCCGCGGCGGCAGGTAG
- a CDS encoding PQQ-binding-like beta-propeller repeat protein, with the protein MRQRSLPTALALSLAFLAACGGGEKRVDVSIAAVSPPALALTGIATLPAPVMRLSVSFTGDLTTLNGETVYVSASVPEPSYFDPTFFVDQARETLEIELTGFRPVAAAGRLAGDVTISLCLDRACTRPLGNSPWMVPFTIDVQRGLEFSPPALTIEVPFGQLPAKQRVEVLQPAGTSSGFIGGASVPYMEVGGVLGETGIEVTPLPAPAGSYTGSATVEAAVPDPSRPGFTANLVATLPITYRVLPDPTRPFALIPTPATPRFDFKIATAGIEYQATGHLRLWEQVPGGSMAIVGVTYLAAPAAAAGAPLDGAWLTHSVEAGASGGYTVRACTGHPGYDCLPPGSYQAALRCRYTSAAGVVSALELPVEMDIDPCCGETCLDLSSTLTSCGACFHACGPGYACSAGQCACDGGRSVCGDRCVDLQTDGTACGGCATTCRGAQVCVDGSCCPGGLTACGEACVDFQADRNNCGGCGVTCPSYYGCEAGSCGCPAGQELCGATCRDLAADELACGACGTACLPEQTCLAGACRCPAGESVCGTACVDQQADPTNCGGCGVTCANGEVCAAGGCACAPGSQACGAGPACIDLSADAYHCGACDAACPAGQACQGGGCVPDLSTSRTVGGDPAHSGFNAGETGTPPLTLAWRARGLGGLAPPLIERGRVVVTTGQRLVALAATSGAELWSFPLTSPSWPAVDGGRVFQAGADGVGGHWLWQVDLGDGTAGFQVPYLSQGQGYLSPIVAGGVLYTGGGTFGGLYAFDAASGAELWHASLESLWYWSPAWSGGAVYTLLAPTGLGPSLLRAHDPATGAVTASREVPTGSMVPVFGSSFGYLAYNLTPFVDDASLQAFRPGTLEPVWTVTDRFFGPPAVAGDVVYALSSIASRTEGRLRALDALTGGSRWSFDGDSLLRHPPVVAAGHLYVASNANVYALDLATHQVVWTAPVGGRFAVGAGLLLVSETRTGDLVAFRLTR; encoded by the coding sequence ATGCGCCAGCGCTCCCTGCCGACCGCCCTCGCCCTCTCCCTCGCCTTCCTGGCCGCCTGTGGCGGCGGCGAGAAGCGGGTGGACGTCTCCATCGCCGCGGTGTCGCCGCCGGCGCTGGCGCTCACCGGCATCGCCACCTTGCCCGCCCCGGTGATGCGCCTCTCGGTCTCCTTCACGGGCGACCTCACCACGCTCAACGGCGAGACGGTCTACGTCAGCGCGTCCGTCCCAGAGCCCTCCTACTTCGACCCCACCTTCTTCGTCGACCAGGCGCGGGAGACGCTGGAGATCGAGCTGACGGGGTTCCGCCCGGTGGCGGCGGCGGGGCGCCTGGCCGGGGACGTGACCATCTCCCTCTGCCTCGACCGGGCCTGCACCCGACCGCTCGGGAACTCCCCCTGGATGGTCCCCTTCACCATCGACGTCCAGCGCGGCCTGGAGTTCTCGCCGCCCGCCCTGACCATCGAGGTGCCCTTCGGCCAGCTGCCGGCGAAGCAGCGGGTGGAGGTGCTCCAGCCGGCCGGCACCAGCAGCGGCTTCATCGGCGGCGCCAGCGTGCCGTACATGGAGGTGGGCGGCGTGCTCGGCGAGACGGGCATCGAGGTCACCCCGCTGCCGGCGCCGGCGGGCAGCTACACCGGCAGCGCCACGGTCGAGGCGGCGGTGCCGGATCCGTCGAGGCCCGGGTTCACGGCCAACCTGGTGGCCACGCTCCCCATCACCTACCGGGTGCTGCCGGATCCGACCCGGCCGTTCGCGCTCATCCCCACCCCGGCCACGCCGCGGTTCGACTTCAAGATCGCCACCGCAGGGATCGAGTACCAGGCCACCGGGCACCTGCGGCTGTGGGAGCAGGTGCCCGGCGGGTCGATGGCCATCGTGGGCGTCACCTACCTCGCCGCGCCCGCGGCGGCGGCCGGCGCCCCGCTCGACGGCGCCTGGCTCACCCACTCCGTGGAGGCGGGCGCGAGCGGGGGCTACACGGTCCGCGCCTGCACCGGTCACCCGGGCTACGACTGCCTGCCGCCGGGCAGCTACCAGGCCGCGCTCCGCTGCCGCTACACCTCGGCCGCGGGCGTCGTCTCGGCGCTGGAGCTCCCGGTCGAGATGGACATCGACCCGTGCTGCGGCGAGACCTGCCTCGACCTCTCGTCCACCCTGACCAGCTGCGGCGCCTGCTTCCACGCCTGCGGCCCGGGCTACGCCTGCAGCGCCGGGCAGTGCGCCTGCGACGGCGGCAGGTCGGTGTGCGGCGACCGCTGCGTGGACCTGCAGACCGACGGCACCGCCTGCGGCGGCTGCGCCACCACCTGCCGGGGCGCCCAGGTGTGCGTCGATGGGAGCTGCTGCCCGGGCGGCCTGACCGCCTGCGGTGAGGCCTGCGTGGACTTCCAGGCGGACCGGAACAACTGCGGCGGCTGCGGCGTCACCTGCCCCTCCTACTACGGCTGCGAGGCCGGGAGCTGCGGCTGCCCTGCCGGCCAGGAGCTCTGCGGAGCCACCTGCCGGGACCTCGCCGCGGACGAGCTCGCCTGCGGCGCCTGCGGCACCGCCTGCCTGCCCGAGCAGACCTGCCTGGCCGGCGCCTGCCGCTGCCCGGCCGGGGAGAGCGTCTGCGGGACCGCCTGCGTCGACCAGCAGGCCGACCCCACCAACTGCGGCGGCTGCGGCGTCACCTGCGCCAACGGCGAGGTCTGCGCGGCGGGCGGCTGCGCCTGCGCGCCCGGCTCGCAGGCCTGCGGCGCCGGCCCCGCCTGCATCGACCTCTCGGCCGACGCCTACCACTGCGGCGCCTGCGACGCGGCCTGCCCGGCCGGCCAGGCCTGCCAGGGCGGCGGCTGCGTGCCCGACCTCAGCACCTCCCGGACCGTGGGCGGCGACCCGGCCCACTCCGGCTTCAACGCCGGCGAGACCGGGACGCCGCCGCTCACCCTGGCCTGGCGGGCCAGGGGGCTCGGCGGCCTGGCGCCGCCGCTCATCGAGCGCGGCCGGGTGGTCGTCACCACCGGCCAGCGCCTGGTGGCCCTGGCCGCCACCAGCGGCGCAGAGCTCTGGAGCTTCCCGCTCACCTCGCCCTCCTGGCCGGCGGTGGACGGCGGCCGGGTCTTCCAGGCCGGGGCGGACGGCGTGGGCGGCCACTGGCTCTGGCAGGTGGACCTCGGCGACGGGACCGCCGGCTTCCAGGTCCCGTACCTCTCGCAGGGGCAGGGCTACCTCTCCCCCATCGTGGCCGGTGGCGTCCTCTACACCGGCGGCGGCACCTTCGGCGGGCTCTACGCCTTCGACGCCGCCAGCGGCGCCGAGCTCTGGCACGCCAGCCTGGAGTCGCTCTGGTACTGGAGCCCGGCCTGGTCCGGTGGGGCGGTCTACACGCTCCTGGCGCCCACGGGGCTCGGGCCGAGCCTGCTCCGCGCCCACGACCCCGCCACCGGCGCCGTCACGGCCAGCCGCGAAGTCCCGACCGGCTCGATGGTCCCGGTCTTCGGTTCCTCCTTCGGCTACCTCGCCTACAACCTCACCCCCTTCGTGGACGACGCCAGCCTGCAGGCCTTCCGCCCGGGGACGCTGGAGCCGGTCTGGACGGTCACCGACCGGTTCTTCGGCCCCCCGGCGGTGGCGGGCGACGTGGTCTACGCCCTCTCCAGCATCGCCTCCCGCACCGAGGGCCGGCTGCGCGCGCTCGACGCCCTCACCGGCGGGTCGCGCTGGTCCTTCGACGGCGACTCCCTGCTGCGCCACCCGCCGGTGGTGGCCGCCGGGCACCTCTACGTGGCGAGCAACGCCAACGTCTACGCCCTCGACCTCGCCACCCACCAGGTGGTCTGGACGGCGCCGGTTGGCGGCAGGTTCGCGGTCGGGGCCGGGCTGCTGCTGGTGAGCGAGACCCGGACCGGCGACCTGGTGGCCTTCCGGCTCACCAGGTAG
- the dctP gene encoding TRAP transporter substrate-binding protein DctP, which yields MSRGHWLAVALGLAAAAPAQAEVTIKLATLAPTGSAWHDLLRELGRRWEEASGGQVRLKVYAGGTQGSEGEAIRKLGIGQLQAAALTNVGLHDVVKEPQALTTPLLFRDEPEMACALERVRPRLEEVLLERGLVAVQWSTIGSLALYCDAARRTPAELAGARIFAAQGDPGVEAAWRLAGLTPVVLAATDIVPALQTGMIECLNNVPLYALATRTFVKAPWLIDLPMGFILGVTVVRRDTWERVPAELRPRLLAAARELGGRVDAEVRRLNADALEVMKRQGLQVVAVDPEAWRPALERSWAVLRGGVVPAPFFDEVLAARDACRKGLQGRGR from the coding sequence ATGTCTCGAGGTCACTGGCTCGCCGTCGCGCTCGGGCTGGCCGCCGCCGCGCCGGCGCAGGCCGAGGTCACCATCAAGCTCGCCACGCTCGCCCCCACGGGCTCGGCCTGGCACGACCTGCTGCGCGAGCTGGGGCGGCGCTGGGAGGAGGCCTCGGGCGGGCAGGTGAGGCTCAAGGTCTACGCCGGCGGGACGCAGGGGAGCGAGGGCGAGGCCATCCGCAAGCTGGGGATCGGCCAGCTCCAGGCGGCCGCCCTCACCAACGTGGGGCTGCACGACGTGGTCAAGGAGCCACAGGCGCTCACCACGCCGCTGCTCTTCCGCGACGAGCCGGAGATGGCCTGCGCGCTCGAGCGGGTGCGGCCGCGCCTGGAGGAGGTCCTCCTCGAGCGCGGGCTGGTGGCGGTGCAGTGGAGCACCATCGGCAGCCTGGCCCTCTACTGCGACGCCGCGCGGCGCACGCCGGCCGAGCTGGCCGGCGCCAGGATCTTCGCAGCCCAGGGGGACCCCGGCGTCGAGGCAGCCTGGCGGCTGGCCGGCCTGACCCCGGTGGTGCTGGCCGCCACCGACATCGTGCCGGCGCTGCAGACCGGGATGATCGAGTGCCTCAACAACGTCCCGCTCTACGCGCTCGCCACCCGCACCTTCGTGAAGGCCCCCTGGCTCATCGATCTGCCCATGGGCTTCATCCTGGGCGTCACCGTGGTGCGCCGGGACACCTGGGAGCGGGTGCCGGCCGAGCTGCGGCCGAGGCTGCTGGCGGCGGCCCGGGAGCTGGGCGGGCGGGTGGACGCCGAGGTGCGCCGCCTCAACGCCGACGCGCTCGAGGTGATGAAGCGCCAGGGGCTGCAGGTGGTGGCGGTGGACCCGGAGGCCTGGCGCCCCGCTTTGGAGCGGAGCTGGGCCGTGCTGCGCGGCGGGGTGGTGCCGGCCCCCTTCTTCGACGAGGTGCTGGCGGCGCGGGACGCTTGCCGGAAGGGGCTCCAGGGCCGGGGCAGGTAG
- a CDS encoding gamma-glutamylcyclotransferase — protein sequence MDAHFDQVMRLRADLQRQAAPPRRYFAYSTVLDRLAFEAWRTEHGYDSFDLPEGAVAEALDVDLVYDFPSRWWGGRVAGLVDRPGAAVFGRLFTVAGVDWPIVQHKEGAITGMCVERPVWVIAGGERLEATAFTTRPERASLEGPVSARFVEALVRGARAAGLPEAYLARLAPPQG from the coding sequence ATGGACGCCCACTTCGATCAGGTCATGCGCCTCCGGGCCGACCTCCAGCGCCAGGCGGCGCCGCCCCGGCGCTACTTCGCCTACTCCACCGTGCTCGACCGGCTCGCCTTCGAGGCGTGGCGCACCGAGCACGGGTACGACTCGTTCGACCTGCCGGAGGGCGCGGTCGCCGAGGCGCTCGACGTCGACCTGGTCTACGACTTCCCGTCCCGCTGGTGGGGCGGCCGCGTGGCGGGGCTGGTGGATCGGCCCGGCGCCGCGGTCTTCGGACGGCTCTTCACGGTGGCGGGCGTCGACTGGCCCATCGTGCAGCACAAGGAGGGCGCCATCACCGGGATGTGCGTGGAGCGCCCGGTCTGGGTGATCGCCGGCGGGGAGCGGCTCGAGGCCACCGCCTTCACCACCCGCCCCGAGCGCGCCTCGCTCGAGGGGCCCGTGAGCGCGCGGTTCGTCGAGGCGCTCGTCCGGGGCGCCCGGGCGGCGGGCCTCCCCGAGGCGTACCTGGCGCGGCTCGCCCCGCCGCAGGGCTGA
- a CDS encoding NAD(P)H-binding protein, translating to MPDQVLLTGATGFIGQQLHPALVQAGHQVRCLTRRPDQSRSRWPERDWVGGDVGEPKGLARALAGCATAYYLVHGMAGAKAGWADEELRWAEDFAEAAGQAGLRRVVYLGGVAPRGEPSEHLRSRLETGEVLRAGPVPCLELRAGMIVGAGSASWTIVRDLAARLPGMVLPAWLAHRSQPVAVTDVVAALVAGARLTLPGSAWWDLPGPEALSGKEILLRVAAVMGRRPLLLDVPLITPRLSSHWIRLVTRADFGLARELVEGLTSDLVASRPGYWAAAGLAEPIPLEEAARQALAAEAGTLSLRGQLAEALAGLLTRRA from the coding sequence ATGCCTGATCAGGTCCTCCTCACCGGCGCCACGGGCTTCATCGGCCAGCAGCTCCACCCCGCGCTGGTGCAGGCCGGCCACCAGGTCCGCTGCCTCACCCGGAGGCCCGACCAGTCGCGCTCCCGCTGGCCGGAGCGCGACTGGGTGGGGGGGGACGTCGGCGAGCCGAAGGGCCTGGCGCGCGCCCTGGCGGGCTGCGCGACGGCCTACTACCTGGTCCACGGGATGGCCGGGGCGAAGGCCGGCTGGGCCGACGAGGAGCTGCGCTGGGCCGAGGACTTCGCCGAGGCGGCCGGCCAGGCGGGCCTGCGGCGGGTGGTCTACCTGGGCGGCGTGGCGCCTCGCGGCGAGCCGTCCGAGCACCTGCGCTCGCGGCTCGAGACCGGCGAGGTGCTGCGCGCCGGCCCGGTCCCGTGCCTGGAGCTGCGCGCCGGGATGATCGTCGGCGCCGGCAGCGCGTCGTGGACCATCGTGCGCGACCTGGCGGCCCGGCTCCCCGGCATGGTCCTGCCCGCCTGGCTGGCGCACCGCAGCCAGCCGGTGGCGGTGACCGACGTGGTGGCGGCGCTGGTGGCGGGCGCGCGGCTCACGCTGCCGGGCAGCGCCTGGTGGGACCTGCCGGGCCCCGAGGCCCTCTCCGGGAAGGAGATCCTGCTGCGGGTGGCCGCGGTGATGGGGCGCCGGCCGCTCCTCCTCGACGTCCCGCTCATCACCCCGCGCCTCTCCTCCCACTGGATCCGCCTGGTGACGCGCGCCGACTTCGGGCTGGCCCGAGAGCTCGTCGAGGGGCTCACCAGCGACCTGGTCGCGAGCCGGCCGGGCTACTGGGCCGCAGCGGGGCTGGCGGAGCCCATCCCGCTCGAGGAGGCGGCCCGCCAGGCGCTCGCCGCCGAGGCCGGGACGCTGTCGCTCCGCGGGCAGCTCGCCGAGGCGCTGGCGGGCCTGCTCACCCGGCGGGCGTGA
- a CDS encoding DUF393 domain-containing protein, with product MGGAARPVTRPAGGGAVSAGSPGDFDVEVYFDGDCPLCLREIRLLQRLDRRGRIRFTDIAAPGFDAGPTGLGWQDLMDRIHGRLPDGTLIEGVEVFRRLYAAVGFGPLVAATRLPGVSHLLDLGYRLFARNRLRLTGRCQDGQCAVHARRTPEAHRP from the coding sequence ATGGGGGGTGCCGCCCGACCTGTCACCCGGCCAGCGGGCGGCGGCGCAGTGAGCGCCGGCAGCCCCGGGGACTTCGACGTCGAGGTCTACTTCGACGGCGACTGCCCGCTCTGCCTGCGCGAGATCCGGCTGCTCCAGCGGCTCGACCGCCGCGGCCGCATCCGCTTCACCGACATCGCCGCGCCGGGCTTCGACGCCGGCCCGACCGGCCTCGGCTGGCAGGACCTGATGGACCGGATCCACGGCCGCCTGCCGGACGGCACGCTCATCGAGGGGGTCGAGGTCTTCCGCCGGCTCTACGCGGCGGTCGGGTTCGGTCCCCTGGTGGCGGCGACGCGGCTGCCCGGGGTGTCGCACCTGCTCGACCTCGGCTACCGGCTCTTCGCCAGGAACCGGCTCCGCCTGACGGGCCGCTGCCAGGACGGCCAGTGCGCGGTGCACGCCCGGCGCACGCCCGAGGCCCACCGTCCGTAG
- a CDS encoding lipocalin family protein yields MKTVEQVDVPRFMGDWYVLGAIPASQERNAVNGVETYRLRPGTSDVIDTTYVFREGAFDGKLVTLRPTGFVQGGGGARWGMKFAWWQGPFRLEYLVAWLDPDYTRTVIARSARDYVWIMARTPTLPPGQWEELVQVVKDLGYDTAKLRVVPQQWGVPPDLSPGQRAAAQ; encoded by the coding sequence ATGAAGACCGTCGAGCAGGTCGATGTCCCGCGCTTCATGGGGGACTGGTACGTCCTCGGCGCCATCCCGGCCTCGCAGGAGCGCAACGCCGTGAACGGCGTCGAGACCTACCGGCTGCGCCCGGGCACCTCCGACGTCATCGACACCACCTACGTCTTCCGCGAGGGCGCCTTCGACGGGAAGCTGGTGACGCTGCGTCCGACCGGGTTCGTGCAGGGCGGCGGCGGCGCCCGCTGGGGCATGAAGTTCGCCTGGTGGCAGGGGCCGTTCCGGCTGGAGTACCTGGTCGCCTGGCTCGACCCGGACTACACCCGCACCGTCATCGCCCGCAGCGCCCGGGACTACGTCTGGATCATGGCGCGCACCCCGACCCTCCCGCCCGGCCAGTGGGAGGAGCTGGTGCAGGTGGTGAAGGACCTCGGCTACGACACGGCCAAGCTCCGGGTGGTGCCGCAGCAATGGGGGGTGCCGCCCGACCTGTCACCCGGCCAGCGGGCGGCGGCGCAGTGA
- a CDS encoding dihydrofolate reductase: protein MSRLRVNSLGVSIDGFSAGPDQSLENPMGVGGMALHQWVLGTRTFQRLHADFAGPLSGDQAGRVDADDAFAARGFENLGAWILGRNMFGPVRGPWVDETWKGWWGTNPPYHVPVFVLTHHARAPITMEGGTVFHFVVDGPQAALERARQAAGGKDVRLGGGAATIRQFLTAGLVDELHLAIAPVVLGRGEPLLAGIDLTRLGYRCTEHVATANALHVVLTR from the coding sequence ATGTCGAGGCTTCGGGTGAATTCACTTGGGGTGTCCATCGACGGTTTCAGCGCCGGCCCGGACCAGAGCCTGGAGAACCCCATGGGCGTCGGCGGCATGGCGCTGCACCAGTGGGTGCTCGGCACCAGGACCTTCCAGCGGCTGCACGCCGACTTCGCCGGACCGCTCAGCGGCGACCAGGCCGGCCGGGTGGACGCCGACGACGCCTTCGCCGCGCGGGGCTTCGAGAACCTGGGCGCCTGGATCCTCGGCCGCAACATGTTCGGCCCGGTGCGGGGCCCCTGGGTCGACGAGACGTGGAAGGGCTGGTGGGGGACGAACCCGCCCTACCACGTGCCCGTCTTCGTCCTGACGCACCACGCGCGGGCGCCCATCACCATGGAGGGTGGGACGGTGTTCCACTTCGTGGTCGACGGCCCCCAGGCCGCGCTGGAGCGCGCCAGGCAGGCGGCCGGGGGCAAGGACGTCCGGCTCGGCGGCGGCGCGGCCACCATCCGGCAGTTCCTCACGGCGGGCCTGGTCGACGAGCTCCACCTGGCGATCGCCCCCGTGGTCCTCGGCCGCGGCGAACCCCTCCTCGCCGGCATCGACCTCACGCGCCTGGGCTACCGGTGCACCGAGCACGTCGCCACCGCCAACGCCCTGCACGTGGTCCTGACGAGGTGA
- a CDS encoding heme-binding protein, whose protein sequence is MAIEKPSFKLVERREAFELRDYAPYLVAETVVGGSREEAGNAGFRILAGYIFGKNRGAKKIAMTAPVTQAEPSKIAMTAPVAQAGQEGRWTIQFMMPSAYTLETLPEPLDPAVSFRLVPARRVAAHTYSGTWSAARYEEHLATLRAALAAAGLTAVGQPTWARYDPPFMPWFLRTNEILVELAPGEPGVTPAG, encoded by the coding sequence ATGGCCATCGAGAAGCCCAGCTTCAAGCTCGTGGAGCGCCGCGAGGCCTTCGAGCTCCGCGACTACGCCCCGTACCTGGTCGCCGAGACCGTGGTGGGCGGCAGCCGCGAGGAGGCCGGCAACGCGGGCTTCCGGATCCTGGCCGGGTACATCTTCGGCAAGAACCGGGGGGCCAAGAAGATCGCCATGACGGCGCCGGTCACCCAGGCCGAGCCGTCCAAGATCGCCATGACGGCGCCGGTGGCGCAGGCGGGCCAGGAGGGGCGCTGGACCATCCAGTTCATGATGCCCTCGGCCTACACGCTGGAGACCCTGCCGGAGCCGCTCGACCCGGCCGTCTCCTTCCGCCTCGTCCCGGCCCGGCGCGTCGCCGCCCACACCTACTCCGGCACCTGGTCCGCCGCCCGGTACGAGGAGCACCTCGCCACGCTCCGCGCGGCGCTGGCCGCGGCCGGCCTCACCGCGGTGGGCCAGCCGACCTGGGCCCGCTACGACCCGCCCTTCATGCCCTGGTTCCTGCGCACCAACGAGATCCTGGTGGAGCTGGCGCCAGGCGAGCCAGGCGTCACGCCCGCCGGGTGA